One Streptomyces sp. NBC_01217 genomic region harbors:
- a CDS encoding D-alanine--D-alanine ligase family protein has translation MSSENLPQSPEQQLRKPRVAVVFGGRSSEHGISVVTAGAVLNAIDRTKYDVLPIGITTDGRWALTADEPERMAITDRKMPDVAQLAESTEGGVVLSVDPGSREVVYSEPGSVPKALGEVDVVFPVLHGPYGEDGTLQGLLELSGVPYVGAGVLASAVGQDKEYMKRVFISFGLPVGPYLVVRPREWDTDPSAARKRIVDFAGDHGWPLFVKPARAGSSIGITKVDDLAGLDEAIEEARRHDPKFLVESLLRGREIECGVLEFEDGPRASVPAEIPPVTSHDFYDFEAKYIDSASGIVPAPLTEEQTAEVQRLAVDAFEAASCEGLVRADFFLTEDGGFVINEINTLPGFTPISMYPRMWQESGVSYQELVDRLIQAALNRPTGLR, from the coding sequence ATGAGCAGCGAGAACCTCCCCCAGAGCCCGGAGCAGCAGCTCCGCAAGCCGCGCGTGGCCGTCGTGTTCGGCGGCCGCAGCTCCGAACACGGCATCTCGGTCGTCACGGCCGGCGCCGTCCTGAACGCCATCGACCGGACCAAGTACGACGTCCTGCCGATCGGCATCACGACGGACGGCCGCTGGGCGCTCACCGCCGACGAGCCCGAACGCATGGCCATCACGGACCGGAAGATGCCGGACGTGGCCCAGCTGGCCGAGTCCACCGAGGGCGGCGTGGTGCTCTCCGTCGACCCCGGCAGCCGCGAAGTGGTGTACAGCGAGCCCGGCTCGGTCCCCAAGGCGCTCGGCGAGGTCGACGTCGTCTTCCCCGTACTGCACGGCCCGTACGGCGAGGACGGCACCCTCCAGGGACTCCTCGAACTCTCCGGTGTGCCGTACGTCGGCGCCGGGGTGCTCGCCTCGGCGGTCGGCCAGGACAAGGAGTACATGAAGCGGGTCTTCATCTCGTTCGGGCTGCCGGTCGGCCCGTACCTGGTGGTGCGTCCGCGCGAATGGGACACGGACCCCTCCGCCGCCCGCAAGCGCATCGTGGACTTCGCCGGTGACCACGGCTGGCCGCTCTTCGTCAAGCCGGCCCGGGCCGGCTCGTCGATCGGCATCACCAAGGTCGACGACCTCGCCGGTCTCGACGAGGCGATCGAGGAGGCCCGCCGCCACGACCCCAAGTTCCTGGTCGAGTCGCTGCTGCGCGGCCGCGAGATCGAGTGCGGGGTGCTGGAGTTCGAGGACGGGCCGCGCGCCAGCGTGCCCGCGGAGATCCCGCCGGTCACCTCGCACGACTTCTACGACTTCGAGGCCAAGTACATCGACTCGGCCTCCGGGATCGTGCCCGCCCCGCTCACCGAGGAGCAGACCGCCGAGGTCCAGCGGCTCGCGGTCGACGCCTTCGAGGCCGCGTCCTGCGAGGGCCTGGTGCGCGCCGACTTCTTCCTCACCGAGGACGGCGGCTTCGTGATCAACGAGATCAACACCCTGCCCGGCTTCACCCCGATCTCCATGTACCCGCGGATGTGGCAGGAGAGCGGCGTGAGCTACCAGGAGCTGGTGGACCGGCTGATCCAGGCCGCGTTGAACCGGCCGACGGGCCTGCGCTGA
- a CDS encoding DUF3515 domain-containing protein, producing the protein MTSSRRRFGHPVFLGPCVAALLLAATGCSSTDAAVSITVPTPSPEAAVHCRALHKELPKTVAGLGRGDTGTKSELTAEWGDGAIVLRCGVPRPAKMDDPMAKGTEADGVNWLLEQPEDAGPRFTTTYRKAYVEVSLSTAYAHDASPLAAFGPAVRKTVPSSL; encoded by the coding sequence GTGACTTCATCCCGCCGCCGGTTCGGCCACCCCGTGTTTCTCGGTCCGTGCGTTGCCGCGCTGCTGCTGGCCGCGACGGGCTGCTCCTCAACGGACGCCGCGGTGTCGATCACGGTTCCCACGCCGTCACCGGAGGCCGCGGTCCACTGCCGTGCACTGCACAAGGAGCTGCCGAAGACCGTTGCCGGGCTCGGCCGCGGTGACACCGGGACGAAGTCCGAACTGACCGCCGAGTGGGGCGACGGTGCGATCGTACTGCGCTGCGGTGTCCCCCGGCCCGCGAAGATGGACGACCCCATGGCGAAGGGCACCGAGGCGGACGGCGTCAACTGGCTGTTGGAGCAGCCGGAGGACGCCGGTCCGCGCTTTACGACGACCTATCGCAAGGCATACGTCGAGGTCAGCCTGTCGACGGCGTACGCGCATGACGCGAGCCCGCTGGCCGCGTTCGGCCCGGCCGTCAGAAAAACGGTTCCCAGCAGCCTGTAG
- a CDS encoding Lrp/AsnC family transcriptional regulator, whose translation MVQAYILIQTEVGKASTVAETIAKIPGVIQAEDVTGPYDVIVRAQADTVDELGRMVVAKVQQVEGITRTLTCPVVHL comes from the coding sequence GTGGTACAGGCGTACATCCTTATTCAGACAGAGGTGGGCAAGGCGTCGACAGTCGCCGAGACCATCGCGAAAATTCCGGGAGTGATCCAGGCAGAGGACGTCACCGGCCCCTATGACGTGATCGTGCGCGCCCAGGCCGACACGGTCGATGAACTCGGCCGCATGGTGGTCGCCAAGGTCCAGCAAGTGGAAGGCATCACCAGAACCCTGACCTGCCCGGTCGTTCATCTGTAG